From a region of the Leptospira kmetyi serovar Malaysia str. Bejo-Iso9 genome:
- a CDS encoding outer membrane beta-barrel protein, producing MRTKTLSLVASVLCLVGSSQVFAQTKKPAAEAAVAPAPAPKAEPEDKKWYDQVEFSGFADVYYMYNLNPKQGNDIDATRAFETSNKNFAVNAVALTIQKAAEKSSPWGFRIDFQNGQNNAFQEAPYSQSNSIYNYNMLKQAYVSMYFPVLKGMTLDVGKMATHIGYEVLESMSNPNYSIGAIFQNTIPFIHTGARLTTQFTDKWAGTFYIYNSGGGTGYNSPANFTTAPTQIITDPTYSGNAAGKSYFVEGQSERKAVGTQLKGQLIEDKLSITWNTLYSSDGAASRVDPAKAALATELANALGDPNIAKYNVANPNRAQYNKDYWFMNHAILSITPTDKITIDLDYTWSEKSGALANNSLDQKRYNVDATGAEQFNKDTLFWGLNNKRDVKTTYKAYGIFAKFKINEAWGVNVRAEYIDDKHNNGALTTFNPFMGTNAYVSEYKKATDLAVADAVATALAASPTFGQYAITKEQVLEAMSDDYKNYSGTRNAGQYKTFTVTPVWNFTENLLIKLDLRRDWATGKQFVDQKGEKQDHQYGMTLGVVAKF from the coding sequence ATGAGAACAAAAACATTGAGCCTCGTTGCTTCCGTTCTCTGCCTCGTAGGTTCTTCACAGGTCTTTGCCCAGACCAAGAAGCCAGCGGCAGAAGCGGCGGTTGCACCCGCGCCGGCTCCCAAAGCCGAGCCAGAAGACAAGAAATGGTATGATCAGGTGGAATTTTCCGGATTCGCAGACGTGTACTATATGTACAACCTCAATCCGAAACAAGGAAACGACATTGATGCTACCCGTGCTTTCGAAACCAGCAACAAAAACTTTGCGGTAAACGCGGTCGCACTTACGATCCAAAAAGCCGCTGAGAAAAGTTCGCCTTGGGGTTTCAGAATCGACTTCCAAAACGGTCAAAACAACGCGTTTCAGGAAGCTCCATATTCTCAGAGCAACAGCATCTACAACTACAACATGCTGAAACAAGCATATGTAAGTATGTATTTCCCCGTGTTAAAAGGAATGACGTTAGACGTCGGTAAGATGGCAACCCATATCGGGTACGAGGTTCTCGAATCCATGAGTAACCCGAACTACTCGATAGGCGCGATCTTCCAAAATACGATCCCCTTTATTCACACCGGTGCTCGCTTAACCACTCAGTTCACAGACAAATGGGCTGGAACTTTCTACATCTACAACAGTGGTGGTGGTACCGGTTATAACTCTCCTGCGAACTTTACTACGGCTCCGACTCAGATCATTACCGATCCGACTTACAGCGGTAACGCGGCCGGTAAGAGTTACTTCGTAGAAGGTCAGTCCGAAAGAAAGGCGGTCGGAACTCAGTTGAAAGGTCAATTGATCGAAGACAAACTTTCCATCACTTGGAACACACTCTACTCCAGCGACGGAGCGGCGTCTCGTGTCGATCCTGCTAAGGCGGCTCTTGCAACCGAATTAGCAAACGCATTGGGCGATCCGAACATCGCGAAGTATAACGTTGCGAATCCGAACAGAGCGCAATACAACAAAGACTACTGGTTCATGAACCACGCGATCCTTTCGATCACTCCTACCGATAAGATTACGATCGACTTGGATTACACTTGGAGTGAAAAATCCGGAGCTCTTGCAAACAACAGCTTGGATCAAAAACGCTACAACGTAGACGCAACCGGAGCGGAGCAGTTCAACAAGGACACTCTCTTCTGGGGATTGAACAACAAACGCGACGTAAAGACCACTTACAAAGCTTACGGTATCTTCGCGAAGTTTAAGATCAACGAAGCTTGGGGCGTGAACGTTCGTGCGGAATACATCGACGACAAACACAACAACGGCGCGTTGACTACGTTCAACCCTTTTATGGGAACCAACGCTTACGTCAGCGAATACAAGAAAGCTACCGATTTAGCGGTTGCCGACGCGGTTGCTACGGCTCTGGCTGCAAGCCCGACTTTCGGTCAATACGCGATCACCAAAGAACAAGTTCTCGAAGCAATGAGCGACGATTACAAAAACTACAGTGGAACCAGAAACGCGGGACAGTACAAAACATTTACTGTGACTCCTGTTTGGAACTTCACCGAAAACCTGTTAATCAAACTCGATCT
- a CDS encoding arginyltransferase, whose product MIRQKLQDLVDSLPISPERSCSYYSDRMSQIQYLPFQGEIAKEALQFFFDSGFRRTGNILYRTSCNGCRDCLSYRIPLDRFEPSRNRKRLLKKNEDLVIRWSPPELSTEKEILYIRYQRARYESFVSGESDSELLEGMRWNLFGTPENSLEMTLSLDGKILGFMILDFASDSLSAVYSVYDPEFPDRSLGSFAILRSILYAKELGMKYYHLGYFLPGHPDMDYKKYWTPAEIREPEGNRWTSFEEFQKSHREFSW is encoded by the coding sequence ATGATCCGCCAAAAACTTCAAGACCTCGTGGATTCTCTTCCGATCAGTCCGGAAAGAAGTTGTTCTTATTATTCGGATCGTATGAGTCAGATTCAATATCTTCCGTTTCAAGGAGAGATCGCCAAAGAAGCCCTACAGTTTTTTTTCGATTCCGGTTTTCGTAGAACCGGAAACATTCTTTATCGAACTTCCTGCAACGGTTGCCGGGATTGTCTGAGTTATCGGATTCCTTTGGATCGATTTGAACCGAGTCGAAATCGAAAACGACTTTTAAAAAAGAACGAGGATCTCGTCATTCGTTGGAGTCCGCCCGAGTTATCGACCGAGAAAGAAATTCTTTACATCCGTTATCAAAGGGCGCGTTACGAAAGTTTTGTAAGCGGAGAATCGGATTCCGAACTCTTGGAAGGAATGCGTTGGAATCTTTTCGGAACTCCCGAAAATTCTCTGGAGATGACCTTGTCGTTGGACGGTAAGATTCTCGGCTTTATGATTTTGGATTTCGCTTCCGATTCTCTTTCGGCGGTTTATTCCGTGTATGATCCCGAGTTTCCCGATCGAAGTCTGGGAAGTTTTGCGATTTTACGTTCCATTCTTTACGCAAAAGAATTGGGAATGAAATACTATCATCTCGGCTACTTTCTTCCCGGACATCCCGATATGGATTATAAGAAATATTGGACTCCGGCTGAGATTCGAGAACCCGAAGGAAATCGTTGGACCTCGTTCGAGGAATTTCAAAAAAGTCACCGGGAGTTTTCCTGGTGA
- a CDS encoding SDR family NAD(P)-dependent oxidoreductase, whose translation MAKKIIVVGASSGIGKELSVLLLEQGHTVTLVARRDKELKTIAAPFKSNAFIIKHDVTNFDQADSAFQKAVKSMKGLDEIYFASGIMYDIKPEEFDTEKDIAMLNTNLLGCVAWLNPAASLFQKQKSGKIIGISSIAGDRGRRGNPVYNTSKAGMNTYLEALRNRLSVLGVQVLTVKPGFIDTAMTQGMKGLFWLISAKEAASIILKAADSGKENIYVPARWGLVGLIIRSIPSFIFKRLSI comes from the coding sequence ATGGCAAAAAAAATCATCGTCGTAGGTGCATCGAGCGGTATCGGAAAAGAATTATCGGTTCTTCTTTTGGAACAAGGACATACGGTCACTCTGGTAGCCCGCCGTGACAAGGAATTGAAAACGATCGCGGCTCCTTTTAAATCAAACGCATTCATCATCAAACACGACGTCACCAACTTCGACCAAGCGGACTCGGCGTTTCAAAAAGCGGTGAAGTCCATGAAAGGTCTCGACGAGATTTATTTCGCTTCGGGAATTATGTACGACATCAAACCGGAAGAGTTCGACACCGAAAAGGATATCGCTATGTTGAACACGAATCTTCTGGGTTGTGTGGCTTGGCTCAATCCCGCGGCGAGTCTTTTTCAAAAACAAAAAAGCGGTAAGATCATCGGAATCTCTTCGATCGCTGGCGATCGCGGTAGAAGAGGAAATCCGGTTTACAATACTTCCAAAGCGGGAATGAACACCTATCTCGAAGCTCTGAGAAACCGTCTTTCCGTTTTAGGAGTTCAGGTTCTCACGGTGAAACCCGGCTTTATCGATACCGCGATGACGCAAGGTATGAAAGGTCTTTTCTGGCTGATCTCCGCGAAGGAAGCCGCGAGCATCATTCTCAAGGCCGCGGATTCGGGTAAGGAAAATATTTATGTTCCGGCTCGTTGGGGACTTGTGGGTCTGATCATCCGTTCGATTCCTTCCTTTATCTTTAAACGTCTTTCTATCTGA
- a CDS encoding CCA tRNA nucleotidyltransferase — MIEVDPSSLIEKIPEGFREDMIGITKTIRDEGGECYLIGGSVRDLVLSKVPDEFDLTTSLLPEKILTLFKRTVPTGIKHGTVTVLIQDRAYEITTFRKDADYIDGRRPETVEFGVSLSEDLKRRDFTMNALALDLEKKVLIDEHSGLEDIQNKIIRTIGNPIERFTEDGLRPIRAIRFVSSLGFTLESNTAKAILQCRNITAKVSRERVHDELNKTLKSQDPAPSLRLFREFSILELFTSVPLYPNENANVLERIRELPVFPQSLRLSFLHAWLFGSFEDGNSAKQFMKDLRYSNQNTKDSLFFSSTLASLLSWKNKNVLQDSDLRKFLLHPACLHAGRDHLKVVVEHILNLAYTYDPNLRTFFDFERIIDLLGKPQALLVTELALRGEDILRACPNLPPKEIGTVLGKLLSHVLENPEENRKESLLSILP; from the coding sequence ATGATTGAAGTCGATCCTTCTTCCCTGATCGAAAAAATCCCCGAAGGATTTCGGGAAGACATGATCGGGATCACGAAAACGATCCGAGACGAAGGCGGAGAATGTTATCTGATCGGAGGATCCGTACGAGATCTCGTGCTTTCCAAGGTTCCCGATGAATTCGATCTCACGACTTCCTTGTTGCCCGAAAAAATTCTTACCCTTTTTAAAAGAACCGTTCCCACCGGAATCAAACACGGAACCGTTACGGTTTTGATCCAAGACCGGGCCTACGAAATCACAACGTTTCGAAAGGACGCGGATTATATCGACGGAAGAAGACCGGAAACCGTGGAATTCGGAGTTTCCTTAAGCGAGGATCTGAAACGAAGAGACTTTACGATGAACGCGCTCGCTCTCGATCTGGAAAAGAAAGTTCTCATCGACGAACATTCCGGATTGGAAGATATTCAAAACAAAATCATTCGAACGATCGGAAATCCGATCGAAAGATTCACGGAAGACGGACTCAGGCCGATCCGAGCGATTCGTTTCGTAAGCAGTTTGGGATTTACGTTGGAAAGTAACACTGCAAAAGCGATTCTCCAATGCAGAAACATAACGGCGAAGGTTTCCAGAGAAAGGGTTCACGACGAACTGAACAAAACCTTAAAAAGCCAAGACCCCGCCCCTTCCTTACGTTTGTTTCGTGAATTTTCCATCTTAGAATTGTTCACAAGCGTACCATTGTATCCGAATGAAAACGCAAACGTCTTAGAAAGAATCCGAGAACTTCCGGTATTTCCACAGAGTTTGAGGCTCAGCTTCTTACACGCTTGGCTGTTCGGAAGTTTTGAGGACGGAAATTCCGCGAAACAGTTTATGAAAGATCTGCGTTATTCCAACCAGAACACAAAGGATTCTTTGTTTTTTTCGTCCACGCTCGCGTCCTTACTTTCTTGGAAGAATAAAAACGTTCTTCAGGATTCCGATCTCAGAAAATTTCTACTGCATCCGGCTTGTTTGCACGCGGGCCGCGATCATCTAAAAGTTGTAGTCGAACACATTCTAAATCTTGCATATACATACGATCCCAATCTGCGGACGTTTTTCGATTTTGAAAGAATCATCGATCTACTCGGAAAACCGCAGGCCCTTTTGGTCACAGAATTGGCGCTTCGGGGAGAGGATATTCTCCGGGCTTGTCCGAATCTGCCGCCTAAGGAAATCGGAACGGTGCTCGGAAAACTTCTGTCTCATGTGCTGGAAAATCCGGAAGAAAACCGAAAAGAGTCCCTTCTCTCCATTCTCCCTTGA
- a CDS encoding ribonuclease HI family protein — MITIFCDGASKGNPGPSSIGVVAYDGDKEEFKISERIGETTNNVAEWTALKKGLEECIRRNFLSVHAHMDSELVVRQVTGRYKVKHPNLLEYKKEVDKLVSSLQSFQITHVPREKNSVADKLANEAFQK; from the coding sequence TTGATCACGATTTTCTGCGACGGAGCTTCCAAGGGAAATCCCGGACCGTCCTCGATCGGCGTAGTTGCATACGACGGGGACAAGGAAGAATTTAAAATCTCCGAAAGGATCGGAGAAACCACGAACAACGTCGCGGAATGGACGGCCCTCAAAAAGGGTTTGGAAGAATGTATTCGCAGAAACTTTTTGTCCGTACACGCTCACATGGATTCCGAACTCGTGGTCCGACAGGTTACGGGAAGATACAAGGTCAAACATCCCAATCTTTTGGAATACAAAAAGGAAGTGGACAAACTCGTTTCTTCCTTACAGAGTTTCCAGATTACCCATGTTCCCCGTGAAAAAAATTCCGTCGCAGACAAACTCGCCAACGAAGCCTTTCAAAAATAA